In Dermacentor variabilis isolate Ectoservices chromosome 1, ASM5094787v1, whole genome shotgun sequence, the genomic stretch ccgccctcagtgctttttctgtgtatcacgttctacaaaccaactaacagctgaaaaattactgttagtgtttgtgtactatctcagtaacccccgatgggaaaaccgcgcgaacaaccttcatgtgtaggcatgatactcttttttttcctctggaaagcatgagcattgcaagtgtcctacatgcagatttttgcagtgcgtgtttattatacaagggagagcccagtaggtacgacttagtgccttaagtgacgtaattttattgctaagcattgcattcgggtagaaagaaaagtcgtgttggcctgttttacctggtctttgattgaggaataagcctttctgcgaatgttttctatgtgctgctgcaaaagccgactaccttctgttccccttgccaccgttactcaagttgtggacaagtgcaaaataatgtgataatgtgtgtttcagtttttagtacgtTATTTTTAGTACGTTTTAGTagtatgttatttttttctgccacgtttttttcaatttgttcagcagtaatgaacatgtcaagcatttcatatactttcgtgcagatttataagtaagctttcttttggtatggctctcaatcaaacaatgctagcattttattctatctttcaggtattttgcgtgtcattgtttttgccattactagtgagttttccctttttatagttgtcatgactatgtcatacatgtcgtccaattttgtgcaatatcttagtgcacatatcaggagctcgtctacatttaggtcttgaggacgttatataaaaatcttgttttatatgtgtgtacatgaaatggccttcgcgttttctagcactttcttttgttatttcaccatctgtgaactcttgtctttagtactcttgtatatgtcatgcacctctcacttttgctcattttttgagcgtgtatcacaccacgttgtaagaaaaatctcttttcggaaacgaagtcaataaagcgagactaaacatctgttgtgttggaagtggaattttttttatgtcccggcacatgctggtataatataagtatgggcaagactgcgtgcgtgccaacgcatagcccaaggcgcaccacgcgccagctcgcaagcaatgccaatgcgcggcgtagcgcgcgcattgcttgcgagctggcgcgtggtaacaagcgcgctataaaaaagaagaaaaaacgcgccgcttacgggtaaaaacaaaaaaaaagtgagcggcgcgcgcggcatgggggaaagggggaaagggagtggagcgggtcggcataataaaaacaaaaaggaaagaaaaacgtttgggagaggaggtgccgcgcggctgctcttgctgttgccatgacaacggaAACAATCacgtgcgccgccattttgcttaatgcgtcgcccattggttagggccgtaactgaaggggaccttggcgctagcgtcgaaagagcgtctgctcgaaaacggccaatgggatgtatacggagtgtcccccccctgtgCAAACCGCCATTCCTTGCGAGACGCGggcgcgagcttgcgcgcgtcctcAAGCGTACGTATGGTCTCCACTTCCGttcttgcggcgaacgtcaacgtaaccaagcgaacgagcacaacagcgaaggatgaaagagcaacgcggagcgcagcggggaataAAAgtcggcgatagcgaagagagcgcgaggagggtATGGGCGAAAGCGAGAgacgaaaagcgtagtgccgctctAGAACACCATAGTGCCGCACAAACCGTGTCCTgcgacgatcgctacgagatggcgccagagtaccgCGTGtcgtctgttctttttttctttttttaaaggcgaaagcctttctaggctcatgatgaagtttgtgtcagcagacctgactgccggagtgtccgccgaagcatcATCCCGCCAtatggggcgctattctggacattccgccattttcttcggtgcgtgacgtaggcgcgacgcaaacaaaatggcgctggtggcccagttttgcttatgtaacgtgacgccaacttgacgtttcgcctaagaaattgaaatgaaggcactgaatgtagcgttatcagtaaagcaaaacagttttcctccgcaataaaaataaagcagctatctcaaagcatatGATTATtcggtcgaaaacgcttctcgcttccgtcgtctgctgcgtacaagacgtcgtctgcttcaatagctaggatgcgtgtccccggaaaatggaatgagtcatcgcatgttggcgccaacgcgcttgttttcttgcttgagacagcatacgcgacctaccagtggtgatgcgcgcacgttctaggcaacgttatcgctatctcgtgaaacgcaagtgactcagcccgactcggctggctgagaaactgctgaatatcaccgatagcgttgcacACGCCAGAGATATCccctagcgcgacgcaagcgccggcgctgccatctcttgttcatttcgctggttactcgcaccgcgggaggaaacttcaaggcgccgccttgcgtacatttctttttataaattagaaagatgCCGTTGTCCtaacttctgattgtgcgaaaaggcattaatcttgattacaatacaaatgcagcagtgaaaagtggacaacattgccgaaagttttcTATGTttaaccaatattatttcgtataaacgcgttcttttaaaaaatgatggccccaaacacaaatgccaacaccacccgacaGCGACGCAAACACAATGAGCACgggttatgaacaaaagattttcgtggcgccaaacgacggggaaaatgtggcgatacgcattcctctcggctgccattgcatatggctgctcattagcataattcgcgcggctcgtcgcagcaagaattatggcggaaaatctcagcaatggcggcccagcgcaacgtcacgcatcgtcaaaatgacgtttacgaaacagcccttcctgtgacgctcctcacgagatattccttcagccaatcagcaagctggcatggcgcatatcttggatcgccaccacatattcgcgcaattgcagatgcattgcactggcttctgcacgctaccgctcgcattctttttgaagcgctaacatcacaatatatctgccaaggaccaaaaaaatgtattagtccataaaatttgcagctccacgtcaccattcgtcatcttgatgaaaacgcgaAATGAcgtttcgcaaaacttccgttttcCGGCACAAATTTCCAGGCACGTGAGCTCTACACAGCCAATCAGAgcgtaaacatggcggataatggcggccgtgcagccgccatgcgtgtccagaatagcgcccatGAAGGCAGATTAAGAATGGAAAATTATTGATAGTGAGTTATTGAtgacgttataatagagattgggggaggttaataatgactaccAACGACTCCGAAATGACCATTATGTCTAGTAGTAagtaataatgactactaatgacttgtaatggctactaatgactgcgaaattaccaatatgtctaacgacggcttgtaatgaccacaatttatTACAAATTCTTAGTAATGATGCTTAGTAaggactactaatgactatgtacaaatgactaaaaaatgcttagtagtgagcagtaatgactaaaagaaagaagagaaagaggcaaagagaaagagaggaatgataaTGGCTCGATAATGCGGATAGCAATTTATACGGTGTTTGTCCATACAGAGCGGAATACTGCCATCGTATTTCGGATCGACACGGTGGTTCCGCTATATTTGTTTCACCTCATATTAAGTATAAGCGTAGGCTTGACTGTGAATCGGTATGGATTGAAACTGACTTACAGCTGAATTCTCATAATCGTAACAGTTTTATTTTTGGTTGTGTATACCGTTCCCCTTCTTCATTTATCCCTGATTTTCTGGGTGAACTCTCCatggtattgaaaaaaaaagcatacgtgCACATTTTATTGCCGACCATGGCTAGCCACCAtagaggaaggaaactgaggagaggccctacactcttaggcaaagttacaccctttggcttgccccttctgccacacaacgataatcgttatctgccttgatgcgtttcctttctttaaaggggtggagacatcaaaattttcgttcatgcgtttgttgattcaaacgttgcgtcatgcttcagggagcacgatacacacagcgggattcatatatatccgataaataatttaataatagcattattataccgagcgatttcggtttgggtttctgggctccgggggatgctatgacgtcacagaggaggaaacgcaacatggcttggtcacgtgggccacaaaaaatagtgacgtaaaactatgctgcgtcgtctgctcgcgcatacgcgtgctctgccagcagaggtcaactgGCGATTcaaagtgcatgtcgcgattattataattattgcgaagagcgacaacaacggtaagaaaatattgcggcttgtgagagtcggtgattcattccgaagcgccgtaagctttagcttcgAAGTGAACGGGAAAAGGCCTAGccacgatatcggcggcgccgaacgatcagaggcggtgaagctgccgtcggtgcacagagtgaccactcctcggacgctgattggccgcttcgccgaaCGGCTGCCGCACAAACGGGTCCCGGGCCCGTGCTCTCTACAGCTAGGAAATCtggccgttcgcgagcaaaaccgccgtcgcacgggggcccgcgaacggcaaacggcgtgcggcgagtttccgtgccggtaacgtggacgggccttcacattgagaaaggccaagcgaaggagagaccgctccgagctgccgaactatgcgaatatgcgaggagagaagcggacaacacgaacgccgcatatgctggtccctttcggagtcggccggctactGTTTTACACTCAAACGTGCAAAGGCCCGTCGGCACGGCAACTCGCTGCACGCAGTTTGccattcgcgggccgccgtgtggcgttcgtgttgtccacttctctcctcctgtgtctgtgtctgcacgccttaccccttctttgcattaagaaaggatttctatatgcctgtagctcggtcatattGGAGgttatgctcggtcgctcggctcagcaggctccgtaatcggcatttcatcgctactcatcatacgtcacgtttttgtgctggtgtgctatgacgtcaatattttcgttcctcctctgtgacgtagtagctgccgcgctagcgatgggtctcgattacgagaaggagtttttaatgactttttggagcgaaattaaaattattttgaaatgtttgcagcgtccgatacctcgttctgggtgtccttgcatacggaagcagcctacaacatgctttttatagcctcagaatttggtgtcccaacccctttaacgcggcgagcccggaactttccagtaacgaacggcacgcgcgttatcagaaggggcactccaaagggtgtaaactgtcctacacactcttaaaacggttgcaccctttggggtgtatatttgtcccacaacaataatcgtcatctgccttgcttgcgtttcctttcctgaaaactcggcgctcgctactttcctgtcgagaatgctgcgtcacactgataacgcgcatgccgttcgtgactgggaagtaccgggctcgcagcgttaaagaaaggaaacgcgggaaagacagatgacgattattgttgtgggacaagataagccccaaagggtgcaaaattttctaagagtgcactcttaggcaaagttacaccccttggcttgccccttctgccacacaacaataatcgttatctgccttgatgcgtttcctttctttaacgctgcgagcccggaactttccagtaacgaacggcacgcgcgttatcagaaggggcactccaaagggtgtaaactgttctatgctgataacgcgcgtgcccttcgttactggaaagtaccgggctcgcagcgttaaagaaaggaaacgcatcaaggcagataacgattattgttgtgtggcagaaggggcaagccaaagggtgtaactttgcctaagagtgtagaagaaaagtgtggaggaaatgacgtagtaggttgtccttttttgctgttttttatttctttgatgtagcggccacgcctttcaggccacaatggcggctttgttatttttctgtgcgctcacacgcgTTGCTCCGTAGGTTTTGTACCTTGgtaaaggcgccgtgcgggcaggtttgcattgttctccgtgttttgttgcgctgcgttatctggaccgtgctctacccgATGTTGCTGTGgtcaggtgggacaggaggaactaaagttcgtgaaataaacgcgcatgcaacgctgtacgcaatgtaccacgccacggcaatggcaacggacgaaagAATATCAGCGGGAAATTTTGCCccctttggcggaatcatgcaaAAGTGCTAATGATTGTTtggtattgctgcggagcgcgcgggtccgagcagcacggttgcgcgcagcgcggcgtggtttcgcgagaaatgtaaacaagagaggagagctggcccgataggcggagcaacgccatgagcaacgccaacttccggcttcactttggcttcacaaagagtgacgtcagggcctttCATGAGTTTTCTTCCTCCATGTGGCCGACCTACTAAATGAACTTGTGTTTGTCATTGGTTTCCATCGTATTTCTCACtgcacgtgcaaaaaaaaaaaaaaaacagaatcgAAACCGAAACCGCTGAGCTTGAGTCACGTGCTCACTTTTGGGTGTGTTGCTGCTGGCGCCGCGCCACTCAATCAATCGAAAACAAACATGGCAGCTGTAGCAGTGCGACGCACTGTCTGTGAATCGCGCGGCTTCCCATTGCTTGTGTAGAGAATGTACAGTTTGTGTTCGAGTAAGGACCTCCACGATTTTTTCACAATGTTAAGCACTAAGCAGGACGATCGTGCACCCTGACAAGAAATGGGAAACGTGTTTGTCAGCAGCGGTGATTCCCTCAAAGAGATTGCACTGACCCATTTCAGCACTCTGCGTTTTTCCAAGAGAAGGTTCACAACGACAATCGATCATCTTCCGGATTATGTTCTCCTCAACATCTTCAACTATCTTGATTTTCTGGAGCTATGTGTTATCGGCCTGTGAGTAAGCGAAAAATGTTTCAATAGATTTTGTTGTGTTGAACGAGAAGGTGGGTAACCGGTTACCTAACATAACCGGTTACGTTAGCTGCTGCCTTCGACATTTGTGGATTAGATGTACGCAGCATCTGCGGTTTATAACTCTCAATTTCCTGCCGCTAGTGGGACAGTTATAATTATTTTGCACGACATCGCGAGCGACAGCAAGTGAAGGGACTTGTCGGTACAATGTCAGCACTGTTCGATTGTCTGGACTCTCTGACACCTGGCGTGTTTCAAAGTGTCTACTGCGTAAACCCGTAGTGCAATACTTAAACCCTCCACATCGTTTAAAAGTTGCACATTTTTCTTAGCTTATATTCCGTGCTTTACCGTGCAATTGAATGCATTTTACTTGCGTAGGGTCTGCCGCAAGTGGTACGCGCTGTCGCGGGATCGCACCCTGCATCGACGTGTGGACCTGTCGCACGTGCAGCTGACCCCCAAGCAACTCAAGCTGCTGCTTCAGATGCGTGCCATGCCTCCTGCTGTTGAGGAGCTGCGTGTGTTCGGCGACCACCACTGCCTCTGGGCATGTAGCGTGTCGCCGCGCGCCCTGAGGCGCATTCAAAGTCGCTGCCCACGCCTCCGCCGCTTGCGCATCCACAATTTCAGTTTCCGTTCTTCGTCACGCGACAAATGCGTGCGCCTGGCCGACTTTCCTGATACTCTGGAGCACCTGTCTCTGCGCGGATCTATTGTTGGCAGGTCATCGTTCTTCAAGGCGAGTCGGCAGGGCCAGAACCTGTCGCGGCTACAGGTGCTCGATTTGGGTCGCTGTTTTTTTGTGGCTGATGCAGAAGCCAAGCCTTGGCCCTGGCTTCCTAGTCTTACACAGCTGTACCTTGAAGGCTGCCCTTTCCTGGATAGCACTGGATATTTTCAGGACATGCTGCGTAAACTGTCTAAGCTAACACTACTTGATGTGGAGGGGACATATATTGCTGAGAATGCTTTGGAAATAGTAGCATCTCACTGCTCTCTGTTGGAGCACCTCTACGTGGGGTGTACAGCAACGAAGGATAGTTCACTAGCCTCCATGGGCAACTTTGGTGGGATGACCAAGTTGCAGTCAATCTGTTTGGTGCAGACCCAGGTTACAGATGTGGGTTTGCTGCACCTGGCACGAGTAGCACCTGAGCTAAAAGTTGTAATGCTCGAGATGGACCAGGGAATGTCAAACCAGGGCATAGCTGAACTTTGTGACAGGCTGCCTAGCGTAGCTATCCGGATTGGCGAATGCATCGGCCTTGTGTCAGCTGTTTTTCGGCATGAAGGTTGTGGCCATTATGAGCTGCATTATGTTGACAGCACTACATGACCACCTTCTTTATGCTCAGCTTTCGTCTCACTCCATGAAAGACAGACTAACATGTCACTCTTCTTAAATTCATCATGCTGTATTAAGCATCACAAAATAGCAAAAGCATAAAGTGCAACATTTTTAGCACACCCTTCATTGCCTTCACTTGCATAGCAGGATTTTCTATATTTCCCTCGAAGTGTTCTTAGCAATGTAGagcttaatgtgaaagtgagcatTTGATGCCTGTTACTTCTACAAAGGTTTTCATGTTAAAGTAGTTGCGGTAGTTATAGTTGAGAAACGcctgttcttttttctctttgacTTCTCACTTCAAGCGTGGTGCATTGTTTTGTCACTCCCATATTAGCACTATTTGACATTTATctacaaaaaaatttaatattgATTGATGATATATTTATTTCAGAAGTGATTATTAATTAAATAATAGTTCTGCTCACTATGTCTACAAGCTTGGCTGGGGTCTGGTTATCATTGGGCCTACCCCACCACACAGTCTGACGATCATGACCATTTGGTTGGGTAGCTCACTAGAAGCTGCTGGCTCATGCGACAGTAGCATCAAGGACACCCCCTTCTCACCTGTCACAATCTACATCTGTCTGCCAGTATTTTTATTGCTGTGCTTGACCCACAGTTTCATCCTTCATGCATCAAAACACAAGTGCATGCACATAGCATCTGTGATCTTTCATGCAACATTTTTTACATGTGATGCATCTTGGTTTGGCTAATGATGCACTTGCATTTTTATACTGCCTATGTGTACATGAGTAGCCTCTGCAGCAATGCCAATTCATTTTTTCATTGAACTTTGGGCTGCTTGTTGTGATTGCTTGTGGTATTCTTCAGGCATTGATGTTATTCTTGGCTTTTAAGATTTCCAGAATACATCAATTTACTGCGACATGCTCAATGTTATTGTTGCCTTGCTGTACACATGCTGACAAATAAGATATCTCTGTCATGAATGCTGCAAGATCAGTGTCTGCAGAAACATCTAAACAGTAGCAGCATTTTAGGCATCTCACCTACTTCTTCCTGCGTTAATGCGTGATGGAAGAGTTAAAGCTGACTGTACCACAAAGGCTACCAT encodes the following:
- the LOC142578826 gene encoding F-box/LRR-repeat protein 12-like; this encodes MGNVFVSSGDSLKEIALTHFSTLRFSKRRFTTTIDHLPDYVLLNIFNYLDFLELCVIGLVCRKWYALSRDRTLHRRVDLSHVQLTPKQLKLLLQMRAMPPAVEELRVFGDHHCLWACSVSPRALRRIQSRCPRLRRLRIHNFSFRSSSRDKCVRLADFPDTLEHLSLRGSIVGRSSFFKASRQGQNLSRLQVLDLGRCFFVADAEAKPWPWLPSLTQLYLEGCPFLDSTGYFQDMLRKLSKLTLLDVEGTYIAENALEIVASHCSLLEHLYVGCTATKDSSLASMGNFGGMTKLQSICLVQTQVTDVGLLHLARVAPELKVVMLEMDQGMSNQGIAELCDRLPSVAIRIGECIGLVSAVFRHEGCGHYELHYVDSTT